A single Stigmatopora argus isolate UIUO_Sarg chromosome 7, RoL_Sarg_1.0, whole genome shotgun sequence DNA region contains:
- the LOC144077159 gene encoding uncharacterized protein LOC144077159: MGLIPAGGCMIVPSSSVQSRPVPSSPVQSRPVQSCPVQSRPVPSRPVRSLPVPSGPFRSLPFPSGPVRSRPVPSNPVRSRPVRSRPVRSRPVPSGPVRSRPVPSGPVRSRPVPSGLFWSRPVSSGPVRSRPVQSGPVQSSPVQSSPVQSSPVPSSPVQSRPVLSCPVLSRPVPSSPVQSRPVPSSPVQSRPVPSSPVQSRPVPSSPVVQSRPVPSSPVRSRPVPSGPVRSRPVPSGPFRSLPVPSGPFRSRTGPDPSGPVRSRPVPSGPVRSRPVPSSPVQSRPVPSSPVQSRPVPSSPVQSRPVPSSPVPSRPVQSRPAPD, from the exons aTGGGCTTGATCCCCGCTGGTGGCTGTATGATCG TCCCGTCCAGTTCCGTCcagtcccgtcccgtcccgtccagTCCCGTCCAGTCCCGTCCCGTCCAGTCCTGTCCTGTCCAGTCCCGTCCAGTCCCGTCTCGTCCCGTCCGGTCCCTTCCGGTCCCTTCCGGTCCCTTCCGGTCTCTTCCGTTCCCGTCCGGTCCCGTCCGGTCCCGTCCGGTCCCGTCCAATCCCGTCCGGTCCCGTCCCGTCCGGTCCCGTCCGGTCCGGTCCCGTCCGGTCCCGTCCGGTCCCGTCCGGTCCCGTCCGGTCCCGTCCGGTCCCGTCCGGTCCCGTCCGGTCCCGTCCGGTCTCTTCTGGTCCCGTCCGGTCTCTTCTGGTCCCGTCCGGTCCCGTCCGGTCCAGTCCGGTCCCGTCCAGTCCAGTCCAGTCCAGTCCAGTCCAGTCCAGTCCAGTCCAGTCCCGTCCAGTCCCGTCCAGTCCCGTCCCGTCCTGTCCTGTCCCGTCCTGTCCCGTCCAGTCCCGTCCAGTCCCGTCCAGTCCCGTCCAGTCCCGTCCAGTCCCGTCCAGTCCCGTCCAGTCCCGTCCAGTCCCGTCCAGTCCCGTCCAGTCCCATCCAGTCCCGTCGTCCAGTCCCGCCCAGTCCCGTCCAGTCCCGTCCGGTCCCGTCCGGTCCCGTCCGGTCCCGTCCGGTCCCGTCCGGTCCCGTCCGGTCCCTTCCGGTCCCTTCCGGTCCCTTCCGGTCCCTTCCGGTCCCGGACGGGACCGGACCCGTCCGGTCCCGTCCGGTCCCGTCCGGTCCCGTCCGGTCCCGTCCGGTCCCGTCCAGTCCCGTCCAGTCCCGTCCAGTCCCGTCCAGTCCCGTCCAGTCCCGTCCAGTCCCGTCCAGTCCCGTCCAGTCCCGTCCAGTCCCGTCCAGTCCCGTCcagtcccgtcccgtcccgtcccgtccagtcccgtcca gccccagactag